A genomic region of Scomber japonicus isolate fScoJap1 chromosome 5, fScoJap1.pri, whole genome shotgun sequence contains the following coding sequences:
- the LOC128359150 gene encoding NLR family CARD domain-containing protein 3-like — protein SMKSDRSKEYPPDFSKEPGPSDTKAVSVEEQLSCCSLCQDVLKDPVYTSCGYWFCRQCITSYRDQSASSGDSSCPQSESGLKEVLDEHQISLSSTCECVTQGTDEAGTETYLISIFTEVHITEGQSEEVNTQHEVRQLETASKMKTLHDAPIKCQDIFKVLPDQQDRVRVVLMNGVAGVGKTFSVLKFTLDWAQRSNNQDISLLILFSFRSLNLIKDEQYSLLMLIHVFYPTLQKLTAEKLAGCKVLFIFDGLDESRLSLDFNNSEVVSDVTQKSSVSVLLTNLIKGKLLPSALIWITSRPTAANQIPPSCVDRVTEVRGFTDAQKEEYFRRRFSDEEQSSTIISHIKTSRILHIMCHIPVFCWITATVLDHMLTTDQRGELPKTLTDMYSHFLLVQTKRKKNKYDERHETSPQELTEADRDLLLKLGRLAFEQLEKGNIMFYQEDLEQCGLDVTEASVLSGVCTEIFKRESVIFQETVYSFVHLSIQEFLAAVYMYHCYTRRKTKVLKDFLGGKHSNSSLDDFLTGAMEKSLYSENGHLDLFIRFLHGLSLESNQGLLGGLLGQTDNSPETIQRVINNLKKMNSKDISPDRSINIFHCLMEMNDRSVHQEIQQFLKSENRSEKELSDIHCSALAYMLQMSEEVLDELDLRKYNTSWEGKQRLIPAVRNCRKAELGGCGLSETHCEVVASALKCNPSHLTHLNLSISNLKDPGMKRLSAGLESPNCRLETLGLINCWLSEISCDYLASALKCNSSHLRELNLTDNKLQDSGVTRLSAGLESPNCRLETLRLENCSVSEIGCASLASALKCNSSHLRVLHLSHNKLKDSGVKHLSAGLKSPNCRLETLRLRRCSLSEISCDYLASALKDNPSHLRELDLSWNDLKELDVKQLIDLQQSPDC, from the exons tctatgaagagtgaccggtctaaagaATATCCTCCAGACTTCAGTAaagaacctggaccctcagacacaaa ggctgtttctgtggaggagcagctgtcctgctgttctttgtgtcaggacgtcctgaaggatccagtctaTACCAGCTGTGGatactggttctgcagacagtgcatcacctcataccgggaccagtctgcttcatcaggagactcctcctgtccccagt cagaaagtggtctgaaggaggttttagatgaacatcagatcagtctgagcagcacatgtgaatgtgtgactcaaggaactgatgaagcaggaactgAAACCTacctcatcagcatcttcactgaggtccacatcacagagggacagagtgaagaggttaatacccaacatgaggtgaggcagcttgaaacagcttccaagatgaagaccctccatgacgctccaatcaagtgtcaggacatctttaaagtcttacctgaccaacagg acagagtcagagtggttctgatgaacggcgtcgctggcgttggaaaaaccttctcagtgctgaagttcactctggactgggcacagcgctccaacaaccaagatatcagtctgctgattctgttctcgttcaggtcgctgaacttgatcaaagatgagcagtacagtctgctcatgctgatccatgttttctatccaacattacagaagctcacagcagagaagctcgctggctgtaaagttctgttcatctttgacggcctggatgaaagcagactttcactggatttcaacaacagtgaggtcgtgtctgatgtcacacagaagtcatcagtcagcgtgctgctgacaaacctcatcaaggggaagctgcttccctcggctctcatctggataacttcccgacctacagcagccaatcagatccctccttcatgtgtggacagggtaacagaagtacgaggcttcactgacgcccagaaggaggagtacttcaggaggagattcagtgatgaagagcagtccagcacaatcatctcacacatcaagacatccaggatcctccacatcatgtgtcacatcccagtcttctgctggatcactgctacagttctggaccacatgttgactacagaccagagaggagagctgcccaagaccctgactgacatgtactcacacttccttctggttcagacaaagaggaagaagaacaagtatgatgagagacatgagacgagtccacaggagctgacggaggctgacagggaccttcttctgaagctggggagactggcgtttgaacaactggagaaaggaaacatcatgttctaccaagaagacctggagcagtgtggtcttgatgtcacagaagcctcagtgttatcaggagtttgtacagagatcttcaaaagagagagtgtgatatTCCAGgaaacagtctacagctttgttcatctgagcattcaggagtttctggctgcagtctacatgtaccactgttacacccgCAGGAAGACAAAGGTATtgaaggacttcctgggagGAAAACACAGTAACTCATCTCTGGATGATTTCCTGACgggagccatggagaaatctctctACAGTGAAAATGGCCACCTCGACCTGTTtatccgcttccttcatggcctctctctggagtccaaccagggtctcttaggaggcctgctgggtcagacagacaacagtccagaaaccatccagagagtcatcaacaacctgaagaagatgaacagtAAGGacatctctcctgacagaagcatcaacatcttccactgtctgatggagatgaacgaccgctcagtacatcaggagatccaacagttcctgaagtcagagaacagatcagagaaggaactctctgatatccactgctcagctctggcctacatgctgcagatgtcagaggaggttctggatgagttggacctgagGAAATACAACACATCATGGGAGGGAAAacagagactgatcccagctgtgaggaactgcagaaaggctga ACTTGGtggctgtggactctcagagactcactgtgaagttgtggcctcagctctgaagtgcaacccctcccatctcacacacctgaacctgagTATCAGTAACCTGAAGGATCCAGGAATGAAGCGtttgtctgctggactggagagtccaaactgtagactggagactctggg ATTGATTAACTGCtggttgtcagagatcagctgtgattatctggcctcagctctgaagtgcaactcctcccatctcagagagctgaatctgacagacaacaagctgcaggattcaggagtgacgcgtctgtctgctggactggagagtccaaactgtagactggagactctgag attggagAACTGCAGTGTGTCAGAGAtcggctgtgcttctctggcctcagctctgaagtgcaactcCTCCCATCTCAGAGTGCTGCATCTGAGTCACAACAAgctgaaggattcaggagtgaagcatctgtctgctggactgaagagtccaaactgtagactggagactctgag ATTGAGGCGCTGCAGTTTGTCTGAGATCAGTTGTGATtatttggcctcagctctgaaggacaacccctcccatctcagagagctggatctgagctgGAACGACCTGAAGGAATTagacgtgaagcagctgattgatcttcagcagagtccagactgc
- the LOC128359155 gene encoding ceramide kinase-like isoform X2 → MFSEIIHGLIWRTQLDGGVDPNCPEETLLPCSLRIGIIPAGSTDCICFATVGTNDPVTSALHIIVGDSQPMDVCSVHHNNTFLRYSVSLLGYGFYGDVLTDSERKRWMGPARYDLSGLKMFLTHHYYEGTVSYLPARDIVGTPRDAARCRSGCLVCQHSGKLLSERAERYETDEVSKSESDGEWKTIRGKFLAINAASMSCACPRSPKGLSPAAHLADGTTDLILVRKCSRFDFLRHLLRHTSKDDQFDLTFVEVQRVRRFRFVPRHCQSDSDLELDLHENGKRQIFSQICRDHPACSCSPAYSSWNCDGEILTHTAIDVRAHCQLINLFARGIEESAVFEDLTNPCAI, encoded by the exons ATGTTCAGCGAGATCATCCACGGACTGATCTGGAGGACGCAGCTGGACGGAGGCGTCGATCCAAACTGTCCGGAGGAAACGCTGCTGCCCTGCTCGCTGCGCATCGGGATCATTCCTGCTG GATCAACAGACTGTATCTGCTTCGCCACCGTGGGAACCAACGACCCCGTCACCTCTGCCCTGCACATCATCGTGG gaGACTCTCAGCCGATGGACGTTTGCTCGGTCCAccacaacaacacatttctgcGATACTCCGTCTCCCTGCTCGGATACGGTTTCTATGGCGACGTGCTGACGGACAgcgagaggaagagatggatgGGACCGGCCAGATACGACCTTTCAG GTCTGAAGATGTTCCTGACTCATCATTACTATGAAGGAACAGTGTCCTACCTGCCAGCCAGAGACATCGTGGGAACGCCTCGAGATGCCGCCAGGTGTCGATCAGG CTGCTTGGTTTGTCAGCACAGCGGGAAACTACTTTCAGAGCGAGCTGAGAGGTACGAGACGGATGAAGTGTCCAAAAGCG AAAGTGACGGTGAGTGGAAGACGATCCGAGGGAAGTTCCTGGCTATAAACGCTGCCAGTATGAGCTGTGCTTGTCCTCGCAGCCCCAAAGGCCTCTCACCTGCCGCTCACCTGGCCGACGGCACCACTGACCTCATCCTGGTTCGAAAATGTTCCCGCTTTGATTTCCTCAGACACCTCCTCCGACACACCAGCAAAGATGACCAG TTTGACCTGACGTTTGTCGAGGTCCAACGGGTGCGACGTTTCCGCTTCGTGCCTCGCCACTGCCAGAGCGACTCGGACCTGGAGCTAGACCTGCACGAGAACGGCAAACGCCAGATCTTCAGCCAGATCTGCAGAGACCACCCGGCCTGCAGCTGCAGTCCCGCCTACAGCAGCTGGAACTGCGACGGCGAGATCCTGACCCACACGGCCATCGACGTCAG AGCTCACTGCCAGTTGATCAACCTGTTTGCACGAGGGATCGAAGAATCTGCCGTGTTTGAGGATCTCACCAACCCCTGTGCAATATAA
- the LOC128359155 gene encoding ceramide kinase-like isoform X1: MERPSRLLLLSELRVRNAAYEVSLSRSLLTWKRRVSSPVYHPFRPSVCHSVLVSEIISVREEEEGLSSKQKDDGSWKKIKEREGKDCRRTFTVLYVQRSRQHRWRCAEVTFSCPEEALCQHWVSCIREQLASIVSRPKHLLVYINPFGGKQRGKHIYEQKVAPLFAQAGVSAHVIVTEYANHARDHLRAEAELKTFDGVVCVGGDGMFSEIIHGLIWRTQLDGGVDPNCPEETLLPCSLRIGIIPAGSTDCICFATVGTNDPVTSALHIIVGDSQPMDVCSVHHNNTFLRYSVSLLGYGFYGDVLTDSERKRWMGPARYDLSGLKMFLTHHYYEGTVSYLPARDIVGTPRDAARCRSGCLVCQHSGKLLSERAERYETDEVSKSESDGEWKTIRGKFLAINAASMSCACPRSPKGLSPAAHLADGTTDLILVRKCSRFDFLRHLLRHTSKDDQFDLTFVEVQRVRRFRFVPRHCQSDSDLELDLHENGKRQIFSQICRDHPACSCSPAYSSWNCDGEILTHTAIDVRAHCQLINLFARGIEESAVFEDLTNPCAI; this comes from the exons GTGTGTGTCACAGTGTGTTGGTGTCAGAGATCATCTcagtcagagaggaagaggaggggctCAGCAGCAAACAAAAGGACGATGGCAGCTGGAAGAagatcaaagagagagagggaaaggactGCAGGCGGACCTTCACAG tgttgtatgTGCAGAGGTCTCGGCAGCACCGCTGGCGGTGTGCTGAAGTCACCTTCTCGTGTCCAGAGGAGGCGCTGTGTCAACACTGGGTCAGCTGCATCAGAGAGCAGCTCGCCTCCAtcg ttaGCAGACCCAAACACCTGCTGGTCTACATCAACCCTTTCGGCGGGAAGCAACGAGGCAAACACATCTACGAGCAGAAGGTGGCGCCACTGTTCGCTCAGGCTGGCGTCTCTGCACACGTCATCG TGACGGAGTACGCCAACCATGCGAGGGATCACCTGCGGGCCGAGGCGGAGCTGAAGACGTTTGACGG ggtggtgtgtgtgggaggagacGGCATGTTCAGCGAGATCATCCACGGACTGATCTGGAGGACGCAGCTGGACGGAGGCGTCGATCCAAACTGTCCGGAGGAAACGCTGCTGCCCTGCTCGCTGCGCATCGGGATCATTCCTGCTG GATCAACAGACTGTATCTGCTTCGCCACCGTGGGAACCAACGACCCCGTCACCTCTGCCCTGCACATCATCGTGG gaGACTCTCAGCCGATGGACGTTTGCTCGGTCCAccacaacaacacatttctgcGATACTCCGTCTCCCTGCTCGGATACGGTTTCTATGGCGACGTGCTGACGGACAgcgagaggaagagatggatgGGACCGGCCAGATACGACCTTTCAG GTCTGAAGATGTTCCTGACTCATCATTACTATGAAGGAACAGTGTCCTACCTGCCAGCCAGAGACATCGTGGGAACGCCTCGAGATGCCGCCAGGTGTCGATCAGG CTGCTTGGTTTGTCAGCACAGCGGGAAACTACTTTCAGAGCGAGCTGAGAGGTACGAGACGGATGAAGTGTCCAAAAGCG AAAGTGACGGTGAGTGGAAGACGATCCGAGGGAAGTTCCTGGCTATAAACGCTGCCAGTATGAGCTGTGCTTGTCCTCGCAGCCCCAAAGGCCTCTCACCTGCCGCTCACCTGGCCGACGGCACCACTGACCTCATCCTGGTTCGAAAATGTTCCCGCTTTGATTTCCTCAGACACCTCCTCCGACACACCAGCAAAGATGACCAG TTTGACCTGACGTTTGTCGAGGTCCAACGGGTGCGACGTTTCCGCTTCGTGCCTCGCCACTGCCAGAGCGACTCGGACCTGGAGCTAGACCTGCACGAGAACGGCAAACGCCAGATCTTCAGCCAGATCTGCAGAGACCACCCGGCCTGCAGCTGCAGTCCCGCCTACAGCAGCTGGAACTGCGACGGCGAGATCCTGACCCACACGGCCATCGACGTCAG AGCTCACTGCCAGTTGATCAACCTGTTTGCACGAGGGATCGAAGAATCTGCCGTGTTTGAGGATCTCACCAACCCCTGTGCAATATAA